DNA from Pseudomonas putida:
ATGGGGCAACCCGCAGGAGCCGGAGGTGTACCAGCGGATCAAGGCCTACGCCCCCTACGAAAACCTCAAGCCCCAGGCCTACCCGGCCATGCTGGTGGTCGCCGGCTACAACGACAGCCGCGTGCAGTACTGGGAGGCGGCCAAGTGGGTGGCCCGCCTGCGCACCTGCAAGACCGACGACAACCTGCTGCTGCTCAAGACCGAGATGGGTGCAGGGCACGGCGGCATGAGCGGCCGTTACCAGGGGCTGCGCGATGTGGCGCTGGAGTATGCGTTCGTGTTCAACGAGCTGGGGGTGGTGTAACCACGAAGCCCCCTGGATCCACTCGGGGGCGCGCAGCGGCCCTAGTCTTCTTGCGCCTTGGCCGGCGCCTTGGGCGTATCTGGCTGCAGCCCCGGCAAGGGTTGGTCCTTGCGCGGGCCGGGCAGCGGCATCGGCGGCAGCAGCGGCGCGCCTGGCTGGCTGTCGCCGGCTTTGGGTGGCGTGCTCGGGGTGATCTGGGGATAAGGGGTCGGCGTCGGCGTCCCCGGCGCGCCAGGCACCGACGTGGTGATCCGCGGTTGCTGGCCCGCAGCCTCAGCCAAGGGCGCGACAGCAAGGATCAGTGCGGCGAGGATCGCAGGGAACATCAGCAACCTCCTGTCTAAAACCTACCTACAGGCTATGCCCAATCCAGCGTTTTCGCCTGTCCGAGGACAACACAGGCGCGCTAGACTCAACGGTATAACCGTCATCCGCTTGATTACAAGAAAGGTAATACCCATGAGCTCGGCCTCCACCTCCGCCGCCACTGCCCGCCTCGACCGCATCCTCGCCGACGCCAAGCGCGACAAGGAAATGGGCTACCGCGACAAGGCCCTGAAGATGTACCCGCATGTCTGTGGCCGCTGCGCCCGTGAGTTCTCCGGCAAGCGCCTGAGCGAGCTCACCGTCCATCACCGCGACCACAACCACGACAACAACCCCCAGGATGGCTCCAACTGGGAGCTGTTGTGCCTGTACTGCCACGACAACGAACACTCACGCTACACCGACCAGCAATACTTCAGCGAAGGCTCCACCAGCACCCCGAGCGTTGCCAAGGCGACCCACAATCCGTTCGCCGGCCTTGCGAGCCTGCTCAAGAAAGACTGATCGTCGAATCGCCCCCGTTGCCGCCGGTGAGCCCGTATAATCGCGCTTTTTTTGCGAAGGGCCCCGGCACGTGGCAAACAAACGGTACAGCTGCATCGGCCTGTTCAATCCCAAGTCAGCGGAGAACGTAGGTTCGGTGATGCGCGCAGCGGGTTGCTACGGCGTCAATTCGGTGTTCTACACCGGCAAGCGCTATGAGCGCGCCCGCGACTTCGTCACCGACACCAAGCGCGTGCACTACGATATCCCACTGATCGGCATCGACGACCTGCAACGCATCATCCCCCTGGGCTGCACGCCAGTGGCCGTGGAACTGGTCGAAGGCGCCCGCCCCCTGCCCGACTACACCCATCCCGACCGCGCCCTCTATATCTTCGGCCCCGAAGACGGCAGCCTCAGTGACGAGGTGCGGGCGTGGTGCGAAGAGACCATCTACATCCCCACCCAGGGCTGCATGAACCTGGCAGCCACGGTGAATGTGGTGCTGTATGACCGCCTGGCCAAGGGGCTCAATACCCGCTCCGGGCCCAAGTTCAAATGAACGCCGCCCTTGCAGGGGCAGTGTCTGCTCGCAGTTAATCCCTTGCCAACAGGTTCCGCCTGGCAATCGGACTGAACGGCCAGCAGCCGTAGCGGGTCAGTTGCATACACCCCACACGGAGACCAAGCCATGCGTGATACCCCTTTGCTTGTGCATACCCGCAATGTCCACGGCTGGGAGCGCGCCAGCTCCCTGGCGGGCGGCGCGCTGATGATCGGCAAGGGCCTGCGCCACGGTGGCGCGCTCGGGCTGCTGCAGATCGCGGTGGGCGGCATGGCCCTGGCCCGCGGGATCAGCGGGCACTGTTCGACCAAGGCGTGGTGGCAACGTCACAGGGCGGAATATCTGCGCCTGCGCGACGATATCGAACGCAGCGCGGAGCAGTTGAGGGCGCTCAAGGCCAAAGGCTGAGCTGCCAGGGCCGACGCATTCGCGGGTGAACCCGCGCCCACAGGTTTTCCGCTGCTCTGGCTGTCGTCGCTGGACCTGTAGCGGGTTTACCCGCGAAAAAGTCAGCGTAGGACCTTGCTGTCCAGCACGTCGGAGCGCCGCCCCAGCACGCTCTCGCTGAGCTGGATGAACTCTGCGGTGTTGACGCTGGACAGGCGCATCAACGCGCGGGTGACATCATCCAGCGAGCGTTTGTTCTGGGTGTGCAGGCGGATCTCACGGTCCAGGGCCTGGAGCAGCAGTACACCTCGGGCGACCTGGGCAGTGTCGGCCTTTTCCCCCTGCAGACGCGTGACCTTGGCTGCCTGCTTGTGCAGACGCGCCTGCCAGGCCTCATAACGGTCGTCGCTGATACCCCCTGCCCGGCGCAGCAGCTCGGTCGAGTAGTAGTCCGCCAGGCTTTCGCCGAGCCAGTCGCTGCCCTCGCGGTCGTTGATCTGGGCGAACACCTGAACCAACTCCCGCAGCAAAGGGCTGGCGCCACTCTCACCAATCAAGGGCCGGTTGCTGTGCAGATAGATGGAGTTGCGCCCGCCCAGCGCCCCCCGCCACATCTCATCCCGCGCGCCTACCAACAGCAGCTTGGGCGGATTGCGCGGGAACACGGCCTGCACCTGCGGCCAGACGAAGGTCAATAACGTCAGTGTGTCCATCCGGCGCAAGCCCTGGCCTTGCGGCGCGGCCACGG
Protein-coding regions in this window:
- a CDS encoding YajD family HNH nuclease; protein product: MSSASTSAATARLDRILADAKRDKEMGYRDKALKMYPHVCGRCAREFSGKRLSELTVHHRDHNHDNNPQDGSNWELLCLYCHDNEHSRYTDQQYFSEGSTSTPSVAKATHNPFAGLASLLKKD
- a CDS encoding RNA methyltransferase yields the protein MANKRYSCIGLFNPKSAENVGSVMRAAGCYGVNSVFYTGKRYERARDFVTDTKRVHYDIPLIGIDDLQRIIPLGCTPVAVELVEGARPLPDYTHPDRALYIFGPEDGSLSDEVRAWCEETIYIPTQGCMNLAATVNVVLYDRLAKGLNTRSGPKFK
- a CDS encoding YgaP family membrane protein is translated as MRDTPLLVHTRNVHGWERASSLAGGALMIGKGLRHGGALGLLQIAVGGMALARGISGHCSTKAWWQRHRAEYLRLRDDIERSAEQLRALKAKG